The genomic segment AAGACCTGCTACGACGTGAGCATGCACTGGGGCCAGGTGCTGGGCGACCGGCAACAGTTGGCCAATGCCGAGTACATCAAGACCCATCTGATGGACAAAGGGCGCATGGGCATGCTGTCGGGCAAGGGCTACTACGACTATCCGAATCCCGCTTACGAAGATGCGGGCTTCCTGTCGGTGCCGCCCCTGTCACAGCTGTCCAAGATTGTGGATCGCTGCATCCCTGCGGCCTAGTGTCGCGTCACCGATCATCTGTCGGTCTGCGCTGGCCATCGAAGCGCATCGCGGCGTTGCATCGCTTGCCAATACAGCTCGGTATGGGCTGCGCGATGCGCCTTGCGCTGCGCTCCGATGGCTGCGCGCAGCCTACGACATCTGACCGGTGACGCGACACTACGCGCCCGACGGCGCGCACTGCCGCTTTCTCCGTATCGACGGCAGGCCGACAGACATGCCGTCGATTGCGCTGGCGAATATCAGGAAACGGATGGCAGGCCGGCGAGCGCCGTCGCCAGTTCGGTTTCATCGTAAGTCTTGTCGGTCAATTGCTGCGCGTTGAAATCCTGATACGCGCTCATGTCGAAGTGGCCGTGTCCCGACAGATTGAACAAAATGGTCTCCGCCCGCCCCTCGCGCTTGCAGCGCAACGCTTCCTGAATGGTGCAAGCAATCGCATGGTTGGCTTCCGGTGCCGGGATGATGCCTTCGCAGCGCGCAAACAGCCGGCCAGCGCCGAAGCATTCGGTTTGATGGTAGGCCATTGCTTCGATGAGGCCCAACTCGCGCAGATGCGACACCAACGGCGCCATGCCGTGATAGCGCAGCCCGCCCGCATGAAGTCCCGGCGGCGTAAAGCCCGATCCCAGCGTGTGCATCTTCGCCAGCGGCGTGATGCCGGCTGTATCGCCGAAGTCATACGCATAGCGCCCGCGTGTCAGCGACGGACACGCCATGGGTTCCGCCGCAACGTAGCGGCGCGCCCGCCCGCCGCGCAATTGCAAGCCAAGAAACGGAAACACCAGACCGGCGAAATTGGACCCGCCGCCGGTGCACGCGACGATCACGTCGGGGTCGTCGCCCGCCATTTCCATTTGCATCAGCGCCTCCTGCCCAACGATCGTTTGATGAAGCAGCACATGGTTCAAGACCGAGCCGAGCGCATAGCGCGTGTCGGGTGTTGCCACGGCGGCCTCGACGGCCTCGGAGATCGCGATACCCAGCGAGCCGAGGTGATCGGGAGCTCTGGACAGTACGGAGCGGCCAAACCCGGTTTCTGTCGATGGCGACGCCAGGCAGCGCGCGCCGTAGGTTTCCATCAGCGCTCTGCGGTACGGTTTTTGATCGTATGAGATGCGCACCTGAAAGACGGTAACGTCCAGTCCGAAAAGCTGCCCGGCGAAAGCGAGAGACGCCCCCCATTGGCCTGCGCCTGTTTCCGTGGTCAACCGTTTGATGCCGGCCTGCTTGTTGTACCAGGCTTGCGGCACGGCGGAATTTGGCTTGTGCGACCCGGACGGCGATACGCCTTCATTCTTGTAGTAGATGCGCGCCGGCGTATCGAGCGCCTGCTCCAGCCGGTGCGCGCGAATGAGCGGCGACGGGCGCCACAGGCGATACACGTCACGCACCGCGTCGGGAATCGGAATTTCCCGCTCGACCGACAACTCCTGCCCGATGATCGCAGGCGGAAACAGCGGTGCGAGGTCGCTGGCCTGTATAGGCTGGC from the Verminephrobacter eiseniae EF01-2 genome contains:
- a CDS encoding TrpB-like pyridoxal phosphate-dependent enzyme, which encodes MNQPTRFVLDEPRLPRVWYNLAADLPQPVPAMLHPGTRQPIQASDLAPLFPPAIIGQELSVEREIPIPDAVRDVYRLWRPSPLIRAHRLEQALDTPARIYYKNEGVSPSGSHKPNSAVPQAWYNKQAGIKRLTTETGAGQWGASLAFAGQLFGLDVTVFQVRISYDQKPYRRALMETYGARCLASPSTETGFGRSVLSRAPDHLGSLGIAISEAVEAAVATPDTRYALGSVLNHVLLHQTIVGQEALMQMEMAGDDPDVIVACTGGGSNFAGLVFPFLGLQLRGGRARRYVAAEPMACPSLTRGRYAYDFGDTAGITPLAKMHTLGSGFTPPGLHAGGLRYHGMAPLVSHLRELGLIEAMAYHQTECFGAGRLFARCEGIIPAPEANHAIACTIQEALRCKREGRAETILFNLSGHGHFDMSAYQDFNAQQLTDKTYDETELATALAGLPSVS